A single region of the Gemmatimonas sp. UBA7669 genome encodes:
- a CDS encoding DUF1801 domain-containing protein, protein MYELKTKATDASILQYLQGIPSDERRADCEVLIDLMSRITGSPPVLWGPSIVGFGRYHYKYDSGHEGDMCVVGFASRKNELVVYLMAGYDEPDAQALLARLGKVRTGKSCLYIKRLAGADLDALETLIRNSVEFIRTRYGMTT, encoded by the coding sequence ATGTACGAGCTCAAGACCAAGGCCACCGACGCCAGCATCCTGCAGTACCTGCAGGGCATCCCGTCGGACGAGCGACGGGCCGACTGTGAAGTGCTCATCGACCTGATGTCGCGTATCACGGGCAGTCCGCCGGTGCTCTGGGGGCCCAGCATCGTGGGCTTCGGGCGCTACCACTACAAGTACGACAGCGGCCACGAGGGCGACATGTGCGTGGTGGGCTTCGCGTCGCGCAAGAACGAGCTGGTGGTCTACCTCATGGCCGGCTACGACGAACCCGATGCGCAGGCACTGCTCGCGCGACTGGGCAAGGTGCGCACCGGCAAGTCCTGTCTCTACATCAAGCGTCTCGCGGGCGCTGACCTGGACGCGCTGGAAACGCTCATTCGCAACTCGGTGGAGTTCATCCGCACCCGCTACGGCATGACGACGTGA
- a CDS encoding DUF4159 domain-containing protein: MRRFLLFALVLGLVAAPIAWSQRRAFVLPNQPYDGRFTFVRLRYTQGYRLAWNADYPQMERNFMAILGDLSTLRLHKTTSNVHVLDDPALAHYPVAYLTEPGYWYPTDEEAAALRKWILKGGFLIVDDFYFERQWAVFDAAMKKVLPEGRIEPLDVSHPVFNTFFSIKSLDGMHHPATPSARAMYLGIHEDNDPSRRLQVVINYNNDIGDYMEWSGDGWYPVNLSNDAYKFATNYVVYGLTH; the protein is encoded by the coding sequence ATGCGCCGCTTCCTGCTGTTCGCCCTCGTGTTGGGACTCGTGGCCGCGCCCATTGCGTGGTCACAGCGTCGGGCGTTCGTGTTGCCCAATCAGCCCTACGACGGACGCTTCACCTTTGTGCGGCTGCGCTATACGCAGGGCTATCGTCTGGCGTGGAATGCCGACTATCCGCAGATGGAGCGGAACTTCATGGCCATCCTGGGCGATCTGTCCACGCTGCGTCTGCACAAGACCACCAGCAACGTGCACGTGCTGGACGATCCGGCGCTCGCGCACTATCCGGTGGCCTACCTCACCGAACCCGGCTACTGGTATCCCACCGACGAGGAAGCGGCCGCACTGCGCAAATGGATTCTCAAGGGCGGCTTTCTCATCGTCGACGATTTCTACTTTGAACGGCAGTGGGCGGTGTTCGACGCGGCCATGAAGAAGGTGCTGCCCGAGGGCCGCATCGAACCGCTGGATGTATCACACCCGGTGTTCAACACCTTCTTCAGCATCAAGTCGCTCGACGGCATGCATCATCCCGCCACGCCATCGGCGCGTGCCATGTATCTGGGCATCCACGAGGACAACGACCCATCACGACGCCTGCAGGTCGTGATCAACTACAACAACGATATTGGCGACTACATGGAGTGGTCGGGCGACGGCTGGTATCCCGTGAATCTCTCCAATGACGCGTACAAGTTTGCCACCAACTATGTGGTGTACGGTCTCACCCATTGA